The proteins below are encoded in one region of Cucurbita pepo subsp. pepo cultivar mu-cu-16 chromosome LG10, ASM280686v2, whole genome shotgun sequence:
- the LOC111804133 gene encoding LOW QUALITY PROTEIN: protein TONSOKU (The sequence of the model RefSeq protein was modified relative to this genomic sequence to represent the inferred CDS: substituted 1 base at 1 genomic stop codon), producing the protein MTRDGVQFDAAKRSYRNSKAEGNRHEEAKWANVIGNILKNRGEYVKALKWFRIDYDVSVKYLPQKHMLATCQSLGEVYLRLEHFKDALIYQKKHLELAKDANDLVEQQRANTQLGRTYHELFLKSDDDHFSVRNAKKYFKAAMERAKFLKDHPPKIGCSFLKEYIDAHNNLGMLEMDLDNLEGAKKILTKGLEICDEEEVDEDDDGRSRLHHNLGSVYMELRMWDQAKKHIEKDIIICKNIGHCQGEAKGYINLGELHYRVQKYDEAIHCYRKALHLAKSMEDEDALARQIDQNINTVKEAVQVMVALRKEEQNLKKLMREMVTARGTPRERRCLLQQNASLDCLIEKSSTIFAWMQHLEFAKRKKRVANELCDKEKLSDSYLAIGESYQKLRKFTKSIKWYVKSWEVYKSIGNLEGQALAKINIGDVYDCDGKWTEALDAFEESYRIALEAKLPSVQLSALENMHYSHMIRFDNVEEARRLQSQIDQLKEKTKSGNETKFVAEDCCSETDSEEALSDIPSNECLSETRKSCNSRFNSSKSLADLEEPNDPVTSTSSLKRHESSPKIKSIDMEKYNASSNPSEFSPKSLSQSAGSQQTTIGRKRVRVILSDDEGEDEMIDFSKSRPHLCRGENSATSDENKNKQCSGNIAAEIKEGSVTTSKHASRSCEDIEESTGSYKYKSRIIASQNDKVFGTQNAEEIFRSDSAASGSKFEVDISENLLHKYNATKLNPSEQGECVTFKIDNKLIHIEIASFGDMLTIESAKEELACIYYLQLPFEKRSEGLLPVIQHISCDGRTLENLEFLKPYGHERNLLFDAVVNGWVSKPLIKLYIDYCKELSETPNMKLLKKLYNLEASDDEIAVPDCDLQDLSISPLLNALHIQKTFAILDLSHNFLGNGTMEKIQQVFKQSSQTHDLTLDLHCNRFGPTALFQICECPILFTRLEVLNISGNRLTDACGSYLSTILKNCKGLWSLNIERCSITSRTIQKVTDALEVGASLXFLXYSYNNSISGNALSSLFVKLTALNRFTSLSLSGLKLSKPVLEGLLQLIKSLGLSGLMLGSTGIGDDAALEITESFSGSEELVKLDLAYCGLTSKYLVKFGGCISIIQRIHELNLSGNAIMQEGCNAVSSLIANPQCGLKVLLLNKCQLGLDGVVQIIQSVAGNYYLEELNLADNVDLDRHALQCTITEKESKELKQPCHDISKPQGLTCSIEELDPAQQNLEEVNAEYNHLEVADSEEPIREAAASGIDDSCASSCERKSASLDCQSILPLSTAIGMAKTLQLLDLSNNGFSAQETETMFGAWSTSRTGLAQRHIKDNIVHLFVKGTKCCVRPCCRKD; encoded by the exons ATGACCCGAGACGGCGTACAATTCGACGCGGCGAAACGATCATATCGAAATTCTAAGGCCGAGGGGAACCGGCACGAGGAAGCCAAATGGGCCAATGTTATCGGCAATATCTTGAAGAATAGAGGAGAATACGTAAAAGCACTTAAGTGGTTTCGGATTGATTACGATGTGTCGGTTAAGTACTTACCTCAGAAGCATATGCTGGCAACGTGCCAGTCTCTGGGCGAGGTCTATCTTCGGCTTGAACACTTCAAAGATGCTCTTATATATCAG AAGAAACATTTAGAGCTAGCCAAAGATGCCAATGACCTCGTGGAACAACAAAGAGCTAATACTCAACTGGGTCGTACTTACCATGAGCTATTTTTGAAATCTGACGACGACCATTTTTCAGTTCGAAATGCCAAAAAGTATTTCAAGGCTGCCATGGAACGTGCAAAGTTTCTGAAAGATCACCCACCAAAAATTGGATGTTCATTCCTCAAGGAATATATTGATGCTCATAATAATTTGGGAATGCTTGAAATGGATCTTGATAATTTGGAAGGGGCCAAAAAGATCTTAACGAAAGGACTAGAAATTTGTGACGAAGAAGAGGTGGATGAGGATGATGATGGTCGTAGCAGGCTCCATCACAACCTTGGAAGTGTATATATGGAGCTAAGAATGTGGGATCAAGCTAAGAAGCATATTGAGAAGGACATAATTATCTGTAAGAATATTGGGCATTGCCAAGGAGAGGCTAAAGGATACATTAACCTTGGTGAATTGCATTACAGGGTCCAAAAGTATGATGAAGCAATTCATTGCTATCGGAAGGCTCTTCATCTAGCAAAATCAATGGAAGACGAGGATGCTTTGGCAAGGCAAATTGATCAGAATATTAATACAGTTAAGGAAGCTGTACAAGTGATGGTTGCactaagaaaagaagagcagAATCTTAAGAAGCTAATGAGAGAAATGGTCACTGCTAGAGGCACACCTCGTGAGCGCAGATGTCTACTGCAGCAAAATGCTTCTCTTGATTGCTTAATTGAAAAATCAAGTACGATTTTTGCATGGATGCAG CATCTTGAATTtgcaaaaaggaagaaaagggtTGCAAATGAACTTTGCGACAAGGAAAAGCTGAGTGATTCTTATCTGGCTATTGGTGAGTCATAtcaaaaactaagaaaattcacaaaatCCATTAAATGGTATGTGAAGAGCTGGGAAGTATACAAGTCTATTGGTAATTTAGAG GGACAAGCACTGGCCAAGATTAATATTGGTGACGTTTACGACTGTGATGGCAAGTGGACAGAAGCATTAGATGCATTTGAGGAGAGTTACAG GATTGCTCTGGAGGCTAAACTTCCTTCTGTCCAGCTTTCAGCACTGGAGAATATGCATTATAGCCACATGATACGATTTGATAATGTGGAAGAAGCTAG GCGGTTACAGTCCCAAATTGaccaattgaaggaaaaaacgAAAAGTggtaatgaaacaaaatttgtaGCAGAGGATTGCTGCTCTGAAACTGATTCAGAAGAGGCTCTGTCAGACATTCCATCTAATGAGTGCTTGTCAGAAACTAGAAAATCTTGTAACAGCAGGTttaattcttcaaaatctttAGCTGATTTAGAAGAGCCAAATGACCCAGTTACTTCTACGTCATCCCTCAAGCGGCATGAAAGTTCAcctaaaatcaaatcaattgaCATGGAAAAATACAATGCTTCTTCTAACCCTTCTGAATTTTCGCCTAAAAGTTTGTCTCAGTCAGCTGGTAGCCAACAGACTACCATTGGTCGTAAACGTGTTCGTGTGATTCTTTCTGATGATGAGGGTGAGGATGAAATGATTGATTTCTCAAAATCAAGGCCTCATTTATGCCGGGGAGAGAATTCTGCAACTTCTGATGAGA ACAAGAATAAACAATGCTCAGGAAATATTGCTGCAGAAATTAAG GAGGGTTCAGTAACAACCAGCAAACATGCAAGCAGGTCTTGCGAAGACATTGAAGAAAGCACTGGTTCATATAAATACAAGAGTCGAATTATCGCTTCTCAAAATGATAAAGTTTTTGGAACTCAAAATGctgaagaaatatttcgttctgaTTCTGCTGCTAGTGgctcaaaatttgaagttgaCATCTCGGAAAATCTGTTGCATAAATATAATGCTACCAAGTTGAATCCTTCTGAGCAGGGT GAATGTGTTACATTCAAAATTGATAATAAGCTGATACACATAGAGATTGCATCATTTGGAGATATGCTAACCATTGAATCTGCGAAGGAAGAACTAGCATGCATTTACTATCTACAACTTCCCTTTGAAAAGAGATCAGAGG GTCTGTTACCTGTGATTCAACATATAAGTTGTGATGGGAGAACTCTGGAGAaccttgaatttttaaaacccTATGGCCATGagagaaatcttttgtttgATGCCGTCGTCAATG GATGGGTTTCAAAACCCTTGATAAAACTCTATATTGATTACTGCAAGGAGTTATCCGAGACACCTAACATGAAGTTGCTGAAAAAACTGTACAATCTGGAG GCTTCAGATGACGAGATTGCGGTGCCTGATTGTGATCTGCAAGACTTATCTATAAGTCCACTGTTGAATGCGCTGCACATCCAGAAAACTTTTGCTATATTAGACCTTTCTCACAATTTCTTAG GAAATGGAACGATGGAGAAAATTCAGCAGGTCTTCAAGCAGTCCAGCCAGACACATGACTTAACGTTAGATTTACACTGCAATCGATTTGGTCCAACTGCTTTATTCCAG ATTTGTGAATGCCCTATTCTTTTCACTCGATTGGAAGTGCTTAACATATCTGGAAATCGCCTAACCGATGCTTGTGGATCATACCTTTCAACTATCTTAAAAAACTGCAAAG GTCTTTGGAGCTTGAACATTGAACGATGTTCCATCACATCTAGAACAATTCAGAAGGTTACTGATGCATTGGAAGTTGGAGCATCCCTTGNGTTTCTGTAATATTCTTATA ACAACTCAATCTCTGGAAATGCCCTCAGTAGTTTATTTGTTAAGCTCACGGCACTGAATAG GTTTACAAGTCTTAGTCTAAGTGGTTTGAAGTTGAGCAAGCCTGTTTTGGAAGGCCTTCTCCAGCTTATTAAATCCTTGGGGTTGTCTGGATTAATGCTTGGGAGCACTGGTATTGGAGAT GATGCTGCATTAGAGATAACTGAGTCATTTAGCGGAAGTGAAGAGCTTGTGAAACTTGACTTAGCTTATTGTGGACTGACATCCAAGTACCTTGTCAAATTTGGTGGTTGCATTTCTATTATACAGCGCATTCATGAGCTGAATCTTTCTGGGAATGCCATCATGCAAGAG GGTTGTAATGCAGTATCGTCACTAATAGCTAACCCTCAATGTGGCTTAAAAGTCCTGCTTCTCAACAAGTGTCAGCTTGGCCTAGATGGAGTAGTTCAAATCATTCAGTCTGTAGCAG GTAACTACTATCTTGAAGAGCTCAATCTTGCCGACAACGTTGATCTTGATAGACATGCCCTGCAATGCACCATAACAGAGAAAGAAAGTAAAGAACTTAAACAACCGTGCCACGATATATCTAAACCTCAAGGCCTAACATGTTCAATAGAGGAGTTGGACCCTGCCCAACAGAATTTAGAGGAGGTAAACGCTGAATACAATCATCTTGAAGTTGCAGACAGTGAGGAGCCAATTAGAGAGGCTGCAGCATCTGGGATTGATGATAGTTGTGCAAGTTCATGTGAAAGGAAATCCGCGTCTCTTGATTGCCAGTCTATTTTACCACTTTCAACTGCCATTGGGATGGCAAAAACGTTGCAATTACTGGATCTTAGCAATAATGGTTTTTCTGCCCAGGAGACTGAAACAATGTTTGGTGCATGGTCAACTTCGAGAACTGGTTTGGCCCAAAGACATATTAAGGACAACATAGTACATCTATTTGTAAAGGGGACGAAGTGTTGTGTGAGACCCTGCTGCAGGAAGGATTAG